tgaatggcacaaaagcattaagaaggaaagaaattccacaattcacttttaaaaaggcacacctgttaattgaaatgcattccaggttttacttttttggttactacatgattccatgtgtgttatttcatagttttgatgtcttcactattattctacatggtagaaaatagtaaaaataaagaaaaacccttgaattagtaggtgttctaaaacttttgaccggtagtttatatataaatatataggaatatatatatatatatgttattatAATATTTTATGTTAATGCTATTAATATGCATCTTGTCAGTCTCAGAAACATAAAAAGCTGACTGGCAAATTGAGACACTTTGGACAAAACACAAGTGAATAGCCAATGATCGACGACGTTACTGAATGACAACCAACCAATGGTAGGCATGAATGTTCTCGCGCTGGGAGAAATTTCGGTGTCGAGCGCGTAAGTTGACTATCATTGTTTTGTCCATAGCTAACCGTATAACCACTGCCTGAAAACAGTAGCTGTATTATATACATCTGCATTTCATACATAAATATAGTCAAAGTATTTGTTTACATGTTGTCTTTGTCACACCGATACCATATTACCCAGAGATGTTGGCGCTTTCCTGACcagccagctaaagttagcttgttgctaactaacgttagcacgctagctagctagtcaaCAGCACACACAACAATGGTTTTTGGAGTGTTGCTGCAGTTGAGGTTGACAGTAAACAATCTGGTAAATGTGGTATTTTCCTGATAGGTTTCAATCAGCGCCTTCTCGTTTAATCACATAATACTTCTCCACTTTAGCTGTTAACGTTACGCGCTAAGTAATTAAGTTAGCTAGCAAGAGTTCCTTAcgtttagctagctaagttagctagttaacgttactgACTGAGCTGATGGTCCGTGTACAGTCTATTTTCGTTGTAGATAACGTAAGCGTACAAACAATGTTTGTTCTATTTGTTGTGATTCGTGCGTGTGAAAAAAAGAAAGGGGTGGAGATTGCATTGGATAATGTGTAGCAAGCCCTGGCCTAGCCAGAGCTATCCAGGGGTGTTTGTGACTGTGCCTGATCCTGTGTCATTCTCATATTGTAAAAATGGTTGACCATAAATGTAACAAAACGTTGAAGGGCGTAGGCCTTGCATTAGATAGACTCACTAAACCAACACCTTGTTATTTGAACTACAGTAGGAATCACTGAACAGAGCAGGATATAGGCCTAGGTTTCAGATTGCATGACAGTGATAACAGTGCTATGTTACTTTTGAATTTGCCTGAGGCATCATTTTAACACCATTGTTTTTGCCTTTCCTCAGCAAAGAATAGTCCCTATCTGATGGCGGTTGCCTCAGCAGCAGTGATGGACAGTATTGTAAtccttgatgatgatgaagaggaggagaggcctcagccttcttcctccaccacctcctctaaaCTCTCAGCCAATCAGCGTACTCCCCCCAAAATCCAGCAGCCCGCTCCTACTCACATCACCCAATCTCCTTTCGCCATGGTGAAGAAAGAGAGCCATGTTCTTCAAGCAGAGAACCAGAAGCTCTTTACTGAGGTAAGAGGGTACATTAATGGATGGATAGTGGGGATGATTGGTACGGTCACACTACAAATACATGAGTTGCGCTGCAACACTGGCAAGCAACACTGCTAATGTGACTGAGTCTTTGCTGGCTATTAGTTCATCACAATGTTGTCAGATCACTGAAATCATAACGTGATTGTGCGTGATACTCTCGAATTTGGAACTTCTTAATCAGTGTTTTTCGAATCCCATAGTGTGTGCAAGCTTCttttccagcccagcactaacacacctgatttatAACTAATCCACTAACTTTAAGCCCTTGTATTGAGCTGGAACAGAAGTCTGCACCCACTCTGTGGGTCCATCCTGGAGCCCCCCCGCTCCGGCCCCGCCCCCCTGTCCCAACCAGTGCAAAGATTGAAGAACACTCCTCTAAACCTCTCTCCCTCGTTCACTCCCTTGCCTCCATTTGTTCAGTTTGTAGATTACTGCTCGGCCCAAACGCAGGACTGCCCCGAGGTCATGACCTTCCTGCACGCAAAGCACTCCAAGGCGTCACCGGACTTTCTGTCCTCGGTGGAGTTCCGCAACACGCTGGGCCGCTGCCTGACGCGCGCCCAGGCCAGCCGCACCAAGACCTTTGTCTACATCAACGAGCTGTGTACCGTCCTCAAACAGCACTCGGACAAGAGGAGGCAGAGTGTTGTGAAGGTGGGGCCTACCGCTGGGGAGAtgaaggaggagatggaagaggaggCACCGACAGAGGAGCTACCGTCTACCTCAGGgcagcaggaagaggaggaggcgtTGGAGGACGAGAAGGAAAAGAAGACGAAGAAGGCTTCCCGGAGACAGGTCAGCAGTACCATAGATGGACAGTGTCCATGAGTTCTCTATAGCTTTATCCCCATTCCTTTTCTTTTGAAAGTGTGCACTTGGTCACCCTCAAGGGTTTAAAAGCATTGTATTGGTCTAGATGAAATATACCATCACTCTCGGTCTCTCAGATTGCGTACCTGGAGAACCTGCTGAAGATGTACAATGATGAGATCCGGCGGCTGCAGGAGAAGGAGCTGAGCGTCAACGAGCTGGAGGAGGAGGACTCCAGCTATATCCAGGAGCACAAGCTAAAACGAAAGGTCAGATCACCAAGGCCAATCGCTCAGTTGGTTGGAGTGTGGTGCTTGTAAAACCAGAGGTTTGTTTGATTCCTGCATGAGCCACATAGTAATACATGTGTTAACTGTACGTGGCTTTGATAGAAGTATCTGCGAAACGACTGTTTTTTGAGTCActgaaaatctctctctctctctcgtatagATGATGAAGATCTATGATAAGCTCTGTGAGCTGAAGGGCTGCAGCAGTCTGACAGGCCGAGTGATCGAGCAGAGGATCCAATACAAAGGGACACGCTACCCTGAGGTCAACAGAAAGGTAACCAACACGTGACATAATCAACTGACTCATTGTTTGACAACCCAATGCTTTTTGACCACTGTTCATTTAGTTAAATAGACTACGGGTGAAAATGAGCTTTATAACTAACCAAGTAGGAGAGAAATCAAGGAAATAAGTATAACTAGGAAATAAATGCATGAAAACATAACGATATACTCTGACCCTTTCCCACCTCCAGATTGAGCGTTTCATCAATAGTCCCGAGGCTCAGCTGAATCCCCCCGACTACACGGACATCCTGCAGCATGTCCGTCGGGCCAACGAGCGCCACGGCCTCAACCTCAGCAGAAAGCAGCTGACCCAGATCTCCCAGGATGCCTTCCGCGAGACTGGAAACCGACTGCAGGAGAGACGCCACCTCGACATGGTCTACAACTTCGGCTCGCACCTCACAGACCTCTACAAACCCGGTAAGAGAATGTAGTATACACACATCTCTACAttcctggttgtgtgtgtgtgtgtgtgttattctgtctttctgtgtcaAAGAATAAAGAGAATTACACACTAGGGCtaggaattgccagggacctcacgatacgatgtcaaatcaaagtttatttgtcacgtgcgccgaatactacagtgaaacgcttacttacaggctctaaccaatagtgcaaaaaatgtatttggtgaacaataggtaagtaaataaataaaaacaacagtaaaaagacagtgaaaaataacagtagcgacgctatatacagtagcgaggctatatatagttcgaggctacatacagacaccggttagtcaggaagattgaggtagtatgtacatgtagatatggttaaagtgactatgcatatatgatgaacagaatAGCAGTGctgtaaaagagggggtggtgggtggcgggacacaatgcagatagcccggttagccaatgtgcgggagcactggttggtcgggccaattgaggtagtatgtacatgaatgtatagttaaagtgactgtgcatatatgataaacagagagtagcagcagacaaaagaggggttggggggcacacaatgcaaatagtccgggtagccatttgattacctgttcaggggtcttatggcttgggggtaaaaactgttgagaagcctttttgtcctaggcttggcactccggtaccacttgccatgcgttAGTAGAGAGAAccgtctttgacaatttttagggccttcctctgacaccgcctggtgtagaggtcctggatggcaggcagcttagccccaatgatgtactgggctgtacgcactaccctctgtagtgccttgcggtcagaggccgagcaattgccacaccaggcagtgatgcaaccggtcaggatgctctcgatgttgcagctgtagaaccttttgaggatctcaggacccataccaaatctttttagtttcctgagggggaataggctttgtcgtgccttcttcacgaccgtcttggtgtatttggaccattctagtttgttggtgatgtggacaccaaggaacttgaagctctcaacctgctccactacagccccatcgatgagaatggggacgtgctcggtcctccttttcctgtagtccacaatcatctcctaagtcttggttacgttgaggtataggttgttattctggcaccacccggccaggtctctgacctccctataggctgtctcatcgttgtcggtgatcaggcctaccactgttgtcgtctgcatacgtaatgatagtgttggactcgtgcctggccatgcaatcgtgggtgaacagtgagtacaggaggggactgagtacgtacccctggggggctccagtgttgaggatcagcatggcagatgtgttgttacctaccatcagcacctgggggtggcccgtcaggaagtccaggatccagttgcagagggaggtgtttagtcccaggatccttagcttagtgatgagctttgatggtgttgaacgctgagctgtagtcaatgattagcattctcacataagtgttagttttgtccaggtgtgaaagggcagtgtggagtgcaatagagattgcatcatctgtggatctgtttgggcggtatgcaaattggagcgggtctagggtttctgggataatggtgttgatgtgagccgttaccagcctttcaaagcacttcatggctacggacgtgagtgctccgggtctgtagtcatttaggcaggttgcctttgtgttcttgggcacaggggccatggtggtctgcttgaaacatgttg
This genomic window from Oncorhynchus clarkii lewisi isolate Uvic-CL-2024 chromosome 32, UVic_Ocla_1.0, whole genome shotgun sequence contains:
- the LOC139391819 gene encoding death domain-associated protein 6-like → MFSRWEKFRCRAPKNSPYLMAVASAAVMDSIVILDDDEEEERPQPSSSTTSSKLSANQRTPPKIQQPAPTHITQSPFAMVKKESHVLQAENQKLFTEFVDYCSAQTQDCPEVMTFLHAKHSKASPDFLSSVEFRNTLGRCLTRAQASRTKTFVYINELCTVLKQHSDKRRQSVVKVGPTAGEMKEEMEEEAPTEELPSTSGQQEEEEALEDEKEKKTKKASRRQIAYLENLLKMYNDEIRRLQEKELSVNELEEEDSSYIQEHKLKRKMMKIYDKLCELKGCSSLTGRVIEQRIQYKGTRYPEVNRKIERFINSPEAQLNPPDYTDILQHVRRANERHGLNLSRKQLTQISQDAFRETGNRLQERRHLDMVYNFGSHLTDLYKPATDPALLDPTLARKLRSNREVAISSLEQVISKYALKQDDTEEEERSKRIERDRQKKESLAQEATTADDNPLTKGEDDCEEQAEEEDDEDDESSDPDIEEEIQASKAQAGPEEEEDNKVEAAIESETEVDGGSDGDQDGGEKEENAEEDTDSVTRGISPVSRGDTPRISSLVDQSPTDSPSQSEAMEADKGNESSDTNLRKEDVVSSNHISAVSVSTSVETKDSSASPMAANQVSLPPSPVLISTNEDSCTVITETRSANCSPRPPSPKDTSRGRKRRRKEEVESRKLHNGDLRHHNGSQSDIPLDMGVVTSSLLQADSTRADTPTQEMVTSSQSTPPPKKNKVNVATQCDPDEVIVLSDSE